The window ATTGTTGATACTCTGGTAGAGGAACATTGTAATCAGAATGTGCAAcacaagctgaatgaaagttttgaggattgtgaggaaggtttgtctgaactTCCTAAGGAgcttgctactttacaaagttgggggaggatagaagaaattctacctttgttcaataaagaagagggagcagatgctgaaaaagaaatcccaaaactcaatttgaagcctctacctgtGGAGCTGAAATACACATATCTTGAAGAAGATAACCAATGCCCagttgtaatatcttcatctctgaccaatCATCAAGAGAAATGTTTAATAGAAATTCTCAAGaagtgtaagaaagcaataggatggcaaatatctgatttgaaaggcattagtcctttagtttgcacacatcatatatatatggaggaggaagctaagccaattcgtcaatttcaaagaagattgaatcctcatttacaagaagttgtgcgagctgaggtgctgaagctacttcaagcaggtattatctaccctattTCAGAcagctcttgggtgagtcctactcaagtggtaccaaagaagtcagggatcacTGTAGTTCAGAATGAAGAGGGGGAAGAAATCACTACACGtctcacttcagggtggagggtgtgtattgattatagaaagttgaatgcagtaaccagaaaagatcattttccattgccatttattgatcaagttttggagagagtctctggccatcctttctattgttttttggatgggtattcagggtattttcagattgaaattgctgtggaagatcaggaaaaaactaattttacatgtccatttggaacctatgcttataggagaatgccttttggtttatgtaatgcacctgccactttccaaaggtgtatgttgagtatcttcagtgatatggtggagcgaattatggaggttttcatggatgacatcaccgtatatggaggtacatttgaggaatgtttagccaatttggaagcagttcttcacagatgcattgaaaaagacttggtgcttaattgggaaaaatgccattttatggtacgtcaaggaattgtccttggtcatatcatatctgaaaagggcattgaagttgataaagcaaaggtggagcttatttccaaattgccatccccaacaactgtaaaaggagtaaggcagttccttggccatgctggtTTTtacaggaggtttataaaagacttttcaaagctttctaaacctctttgtgagctgttagctaaggatgctaagtttgtatgggatgaaagatgtcaagatagctttgatcaactgaagaaatttttgacaacaactccaatagtgagggcccctaactggcaactaccttttgaactaatgtgtgatgccagtgattttgctataggagctgtgcttggtcaaagagaagatgggaagccctatgtgatctactatgcaagcaaaacattgaataaagcccaaaggaattacacaactacagaaaaagaattgttagctgtggtatttgccttggacaaatttcgtgcttatttggtagggtctttcatcattgtttttactgaTCATTAAgctttgaagtatttattgacaaagcaagatgcaaaagcaaggttgataagatggattcttttgttaaaagaattcgatcttcaaatcagagataagaaaggagtggaaaatgtggtagctgaccacctctcaaggttagctatagcacataattctcataccttgcctattaatgatgaatttcctgaggaatcacttatgtttctggtaaaaactccttggtatgctcacattgctaattatttagtcactggtgaaattccaagtgagtggaatgcacaggacaagaaacacttctttgcaaaaattcatgcttattattgggaagagcctttcctttttaaatattgtgcagatcagattataaggaagtgtgtgcctgaggaagagcaacagggaattctaacccattgtcatgagaatgcatgtggaggtcattttgcctctcagaaaacagctatgaaggtgttgcaatcagggtttacttggccatctttGTTCAAAGATGcgcacatcatgtgtagaaattgtgatagatgccaaaggcttggcaaactgacaaaaagaaatcaaatgcccatgaaccatATACTGATAGTTGAattatttgatgtatggggtattgactttatgggaccttttccaatgtcttttggtaattcttacatcCTGGTGGgggtagattatgtttctaagtgggttgaagcagtcccctgtaaacaaaatgatcatagagaggttctcaagtttttgaaagagaacatttttgcaagatttggggtgcccaaagctataatcagtgatggaggttctcatttttgcaataagccttttgaaagtttgctagccaagtatggagtgaagcataaggtagctacaccttatgaTTCGCATGGAttcccagtcgggtcatttaatcaaaaacatttataaaacctatgacctcatactagtgtagcaaagctactatagtatagtggctctagggtcgaactctgggatgggttttcattctaccagtgatatactcatgattagaaattaaatttaatgatttcctttatcaaaaacttaaagcttaaaaagaaaataaaatttgttttgaaagtatttgaaactaaattaacataaactaattaaaaatggaagaaagaaagtttctcggagctaaggattgctaggatcaagtttaaaatgcaaagtggaaaattccggatttttctcctcgcattggggatttaacctatagttatttcccgaaccggtgtaggtttgacaatgaagatttaatccataaaaatcaatagaaatggtagtcaaggtccattaatggctttagatactatataggtcttcaccttgaaccactttccaatggctcgtacatgataactaatggactaatatggatctagcaataagcatccataaagacctgaagcttaccatgtattggccattcaaagtgattctaagggatttaaagcaaaactttagattaaaaagccatttatgaacttcaactacctgaatttaatgcacgagcattttccaacttttcatctggacttttcacctagcttccttcactccaagaaaccaagagtttagcctctcatcctctgagaaaacatcctcagaggttgtttggcttccaagaaagagaaaatagtaacgagagaatagaaaataagagtgctctgtatattgctaagtgtttaGCTCAACACTCGtgttacatgtcttcaagaggtgatttccaccccttatatagtttttacaaaagcaaagcttttcattggcttgctacaaggagaagaaaggaaattacatcaaaagaacttaagaaaatatctaaagtggagtcggcaaaacaggggagggggtgtgcgaatttcgcacacctcaagagggatttcgcacaggtgtgtgaatttcgcacacccttcagaaggtatgcgaaattttcgcacacctggagcagttctcttccgaaagtcataacttccttgtttcagctccaaatcgtgtacagtttaaagcgttggattcttgacttcttgagcttcgaaacggtatatagcatgtaaaaaatggacttcgggaagtgctccaaaagtgccaaagaacactgcagctgctcacttcagatttcctccttgcttctcttttgattttctttgcttctctttgcttttcttctttggttggcttgtcttaatgatccaaaaagatgtcaaaacactaaaactagccacaaatatgattagaagtcattgctaggtccttaacatgccaattggaataaaggtgaagaattactacacaaaagtgcttaaaacataatgacttaaaggtgtaaaatggcacttttgggtagtaatcaccttatcatccacagacttctggccaagttgagctagcaaacagggagataaagaatatactgatgaaagtggtgagtacaagcaggaaagattggtctgttaagctctATGACTCCTTGTGGGcctatagaacagcttataagactattcttggcatgtccccctatcgtcttgtctatggtaaagcttgtcatctccctgtggaagttgaatataaagcttggtgggcaatcaaaaagctaAATATGGATTTGATTAGAGCTGGGGCAaaaaggtgcttagaccttaatgagatggaggaattgagaaatgatgcttatatcaactccaaagttgcaaaacaaaggatgaagaagtggcatgaccAACTGATTTCTACCAAGGAATTTCAAAAAGGCcaaagagttttactctatgacacaagacttcatatttttcctggaaagctcaagtccaGGTGGATTggtccattcattatccatcaagtacttaatcatggagtagtggaattattgaattccgaTGGCAAGGAAACCTTTAAAGttaatggatatcgtctcaagccatatATGGAGCCATTCAAATTagacaaggaggagatcaacctccttgagcctcaaaaagcctaagcaaagaagggtttgctggacttggttttaccaaagtccaaaatttttgtaaattctgtaaattttaaagtaaaatttttacttttgatcttagtttttgatcttaaattgcatgtttttgtgtaatttcatctttttgaatgatttcagatgggaagaaatgaaaagaaaaaaatcggGAAGAAATTGGAGCCGAAACAGAGctgaaacagagcaaaaacaggggaaaagcagagctctgcgagatttcgcagccaaagaggatttctctgcgaaaatggttttttgttgcGAAACCACTTCGCAACACTTTTTAACCCTCTGCGAACGATtccgcagctgcgaaaccggtgtttggcacacgagtgccacttcgcagcacaggaaccctcatttcgcagctgcgaagtgctctgcgaaccactaaggcgtaaaaaaacgccattccgcagcgatttctcagCGTTTTCTCTCTTGCGAAGGGTGTTCCGCAATTGCGAAATCGgtctttggcacacgagcgccattccgcagcatagtgactccaatttcgcagctgcgaagtgagctACGAAAGCGATTTTTTGAATCCGAAACGCCCAATTTTGCTGCGAAGCCGTttttcttctgcgaaacccCAAATGACCATTCATATTCTTGTAACcgttataaataccggtcatttgggctgcgaatccatttcagaaaaggggaaaaatcgCAGCAGCAGACCCTTCGTCTCCTCTCCCTAGTCCGACGCCGCTAGCAACTCCGATTGCCCCCTTCGTTTATCGTCGCCGTCCTAGCCCTCATTTGCTCGCAATGACACGAACCAGGGGCGCGAAGTCTTCATCCCCTTCCACCCGAAAGCGAACGCCGCGCGAGGCACCAGTGCAAGCTTCGTCCTCTGAGCCGCCGCGGCCAGAAGCCGTCCCGCCACCGGCAAAGCCCTCGCCAAAAAAGCGCCAGGCCAAGCCAGCATTACAAACCCCTCCGGCGAGGCACtaccttaccaggtcagggggccgGCCCCTCCAAAAGCGAGCTAAGGTGGAAAGCTCGGAGCCTATCGATTTAACAGGGCAATCCCTTGTTTCATCCCCTGTTTCATCCCCAATTCCATCTCCAATTCCATCTCCGAtgccatctccggcaccgccTGCGAAGCTTCCAGCAATCCAGCCGCCGCCTGCTGAGCCCCAAATCCCATCCGAACCAGCTTTGGAAGCGATAATCAGGCGGCCAATTCTAGCTCAGCctccaattgaaggcaatttggattgcCGAGACCGGCCATTCCATTCGGAGCTATGCTTTGACATAGCTGCTTTCCAGTTGCGCCCGGAGCTTGAAGAAACATTCCAATTGCTGCGAAGATACCGAATGGAGCAATTTCTGACCCCGCGAGACTTCTTCTACCCCAGAATAGCAATGGATTtctatcaatccatgactactcgaCAGGTCAAGGATCCTACCTCAATTCATTTCGTTATTGATGGTAGGCATGGCATCTTGGGAGCTCGGCAAATAGCTGAAGCTTTGAATATTCCATATGAGCCCAGTCATTTCGATGACTTTAGAGCTTAGGCCAATCCatctcagctggagatggtgcacATTTTGTCTGGAGGAGCATCCAGAAACCCGTATCTGCTGAGAGGGGAACTTCCCCCAAAGATGTTCCTTATTGATGCCCTGTTGAGGCATAGTATCTATCCCCTTCAACATTGGACTCAGAGAAGGGGAATTATGTTGGAGACCCTGTATAGAATGTCAGAGGGCTATTATTTTGGCCCTCACCATTTGATCCTGGCAGCTCTTAtctattttgaagagaaggtgcatagaaaaaaattgcaaagggCTGATTCCATCCCTCTTCTCTTCCCACGACTGTTATGCCAAATCCTTGAGCGCCTGGGATATccagcagagcctcagcagGAGCAAAAGAAAGTCTGTAGGgatgtttttacttttgaaaaatggagcaacatgacagcttaCAAGATGGAGCAACCGGAACTTCCACAGCCAATTCAGGCTCTACCTGCTAGGATAGCATCCCCACGCCTCATACCTGAGGGTATGCCTGCAGCCTCTCCCTCCATGGCCAGTGCATCTCCAGTTCCTCCAGCAGCCCCTGCTTCAGCACAGCCTTCCACATCAGCCAAGCCtaggatggccatccctatttctgagtatagggatCTATGCCAGGCATTGGAGACATTGACAGCCTCTCAGAGCAGACTTGCTCAAGAGATGGCAGCTTTGAGATCTCACCAGCAGCAGATGATGGCTACTCAGGCTCAACATACTTTTATCCTGAGGCAGCTTCAGCAGCATCTTGGCCTCCAAGCAGCTGATGAGCAGGCCACTCCTATCACCACAGAGCCTCCTGCCCCTCATCAGTCAGCTACTccagaggcagagccatctccATAGACCATCAGCTCTAGCACTACCTTCCTCTGAacatttttatatctttgatatattacttttttgtattttgttttggttaatcttttatgaaatctcctacattttgataatatatatggAGATTCTTTGGATTGcttgtattacttctttttCCAGCTGATCACAAATGAGTAaagtaatacaaaatctaattttttgttaacttttaGCATTAATTTACTCTTACTCCCTTTGCTCACATcgtttattctttttgaaacatgtggtttctccattCAATATTCGAAATTGAAATcgatcaggaggtaccacttcctccctttattttcgATCaaccatatcacattgaggacaatgctcagctcgattgggggggagaaatgaggaagaaagtttgctaagttgaaggaagtatg is drawn from Vitis riparia cultivar Riparia Gloire de Montpellier isolate 1030 chromosome 18, EGFV_Vit.rip_1.0, whole genome shotgun sequence and contains these coding sequences:
- the LOC117905744 gene encoding vegetative cell wall protein gp1-like; protein product: MTRTRGAKSSSPSTRKRTPREAPVQASSSEPPRPEAVPPPAKPSPKKRQAKPALQTPPARHYLTRSGGRPLQKRAKVESSEPIDLTGQSLVSSPVSSPIPSPIPSPMPSPAPPAKLPAIQPPPAEPQIPSEPALEAIIRRPILAQPPIEGNLDCRDRPFHSELCFDIAAFQLRPELEETFQLLRRYRMEQFLTPRDFFYPRIAMDFYQSMTTRQVKDPTSIHFVIDGRHGILGARQIAEALNIPYEPSHFDDFRA